In a single window of the Oryctolagus cuniculus chromosome 9, mOryCun1.1, whole genome shotgun sequence genome:
- the LOC103345395 gene encoding LOW QUALITY PROTEIN: killer cell lectin-like receptor 2 (The sequence of the model RefSeq protein was modified relative to this genomic sequence to represent the inferred CDS: inserted 1 base in 1 codon), whose protein sequence is MAYSSLRYLRFSSESQNTLRPDVAQQPGKTDNKEFSVPWHLMAVTFGFLCLLLSVTIIVLLTKIFHLSQEKHQQQEFLGNLTQKYHFVRNDNYLKKRLLENKTLEYDTLKYETFLMKNALESLILKKNGCYAKEDTVPKSLYNPGKLYEDYWSCYGVHCYYFVLQDKSWTGCKQTCQSYGSSLLKIDNEHELAFVQFHIHKNTCWIGLSFNDVEWKWKWLGAGTSPGMNFTVMNLPSGRGRCAFLTSXRISAIDCSKTYSCICEKKINCNF, encoded by the exons ATGGCTTATTCATCTTTGAGATATCTTCGGTTTTCTTCAGAATCACAGAATACATTAAGGCCTGATGTCGctcaacagcctgggaaaactgATAACAaag aattttcaGTGCCTTGGCATCTCATGGCAGTGACGTTTGGATTCCTCTGTTTACTTCTCTCAGTGACGATCATAGTGTTGCTGACAAAGA TTTTCCATCTTAGTCAAGAAAAACATCAACAGCAGGAATTTCTAGGAAACCTCACTCAAAAGTACCACTTTGTACGAAATGATAACTATTTAAAGAAGCGACTCTTGGAAAATAAGACTTTAGAATATGACACTCTCAAATATGAAACCTTTCTAATGAAAAATGCACTGGagtcacttattttaaaaaagaatggatgTTATGCAAAAGAAGATACCGTCCCGAAATCTCTGTACAATCCAG GTAAACTCTATGAAGACTACTGGTCCTGTTATGGAGTACACtgctattattttgttttgcaaGATAAAAGCTGGACGGGATGTAAACAAACTTGCCAAAGTTACGGTTCCTCCCTTTTGAAGATTGACAATGAACATGAACTG gCATTTGTTCAATTTCACATTCATAAAAATACCTGCTGGATTGGATTGTCATTTAATGATgtggaatggaaatggaaatggctTGGTGCTGGCACATCACCTGGAAT GAATTTCACAGTCATGAATTTGCCTTCTGGGAGAGGAAGATGTGCATTTTTGACGT ACAGGATATCAGCTATCGATTGCTCTAAAACCTACAGCTGCATCtgtgaaaagaaaatcaattgtAATTTCTAA